The following coding sequences lie in one Nitrospiraceae bacterium genomic window:
- a CDS encoding HAMP domain-containing protein yields MFKSLWIKFLVLLLLVSLIALSSAFMLRELMIKDFRKFQEGEMEDKVYRVMIDIEGSYEKNFRWNNDLIIRDTVLALMQGLEIKIKDTNDTVVIDTEKALNTVTPLMKQKIMAITDFKNADRSENFEPYQLFHKGKEIGTLEVKFLKHKKEDIFIKRTNKFLFVSLLALGGVAILLSIIFSSRLTKPIKKLASAAKQISEGNLKSRVKSTGNDEIGKLSESFNIMAKSLELQESLRRRLISNTAHELRTPLSAMRGELEGIIDGLLPMNKEQIQSLYEETGRLKNILDGIEELTQAQISSLTLKKQLIEIKPFLKNIIERFNKSFLDKGVSIKLESDEKLIINADPDRLSQIVINLLSNALKATKKGGSVLIKTGAQDSETFLEIKDTGCGIKEEHLPYIFERFYRLSDDGLGLGLAIVKELVEAHSWRIEAKSIFDKGSTFTLYITD; encoded by the coding sequence ATGTTTAAAAGTTTATGGATAAAATTTCTTGTTTTATTGCTGCTTGTCTCATTAATCGCACTTTCATCTGCATTTATGCTCAGAGAACTGATGATTAAAGATTTCAGAAAATTTCAAGAAGGCGAGATGGAAGACAAAGTTTACAGGGTCATGATTGACATAGAAGGTTCCTATGAAAAGAATTTCCGATGGAATAACGACTTAATAATCAGAGACACTGTTCTGGCTCTTATGCAAGGCCTTGAAATAAAAATTAAAGACACAAACGATACCGTTGTAATCGATACAGAAAAAGCGCTGAATACAGTCACTCCCCTGATGAAGCAAAAAATTATGGCAATAACAGATTTTAAAAATGCTGACAGATCTGAGAATTTTGAGCCTTATCAATTATTTCACAAGGGGAAGGAAATCGGCACGTTAGAGGTAAAATTTTTAAAACACAAAAAGGAAGACATTTTTATTAAAAGAACAAATAAATTTCTATTTGTCTCACTTCTGGCACTAGGCGGTGTTGCCATATTACTCAGCATCATTTTTTCAAGCAGGTTAACAAAACCTATAAAAAAACTTGCGTCTGCAGCAAAGCAAATAAGTGAAGGTAATCTTAAAAGCAGGGTAAAAAGCACAGGCAATGATGAGATCGGGAAACTTTCAGAATCATTTAATATAATGGCAAAAAGCCTTGAGCTGCAGGAGTCACTAAGGAGAAGGCTTATTTCAAATACTGCGCATGAACTTAGGACGCCTCTTAGCGCAATGCGAGGGGAGCTCGAAGGAATAATTGACGGACTTCTGCCAATGAATAAAGAGCAGATACAGTCGTTATATGAAGAAACAGGCAGGCTTAAAAACATTCTTGATGGGATAGAAGAGCTCACTCAGGCACAGATTAGTTCTCTCACTCTGAAAAAGCAATTGATAGAAATAAAACCTTTCCTGAAAAACATCATCGAAAGATTCAATAAATCTTTTCTGGACAAAGGCGTTTCAATCAAACTCGAATCCGATGAAAAACTCATTATCAATGCCGACCCTGACAGGCTGAGCCAGATCGTTATAAATCTTTTAAGCAATGCATTGAAGGCAACCAAAAAAGGCGGAAGCGTGTTAATTAAAACAGGCGCGCAGGATTCAGAGACTTTTCTTGAAATAAAAGACACTGGCTGCGGCATAAAAGAAGAACATTTGCCTTATATATTTGAAAGGTTTTACAGGCTTTCTGATGATGGGCTTGGTCTTGGACTCGCAATTGTAAAGGAACTGGTCGAAGCACATAGTTGGAGAATAGAGGCAAAAAGCATCTTCGACAAAGGCTCAACATTCACACTCTACATCACGGATTGA
- a CDS encoding response regulator transcription factor, with protein MLSNILIVEDDRKIAKVVKIYIEQAGFRAAHFEKGKDAIEAALKEIPMLVILDLMLPDMTGEEVCQELKEIGDFPIIMLTSKSSEEERIAGFALGADDYIVKPFSPRELVYRVKALLKRSQKKDFDETAPLSFNNGNIVIDGQTYEVKKNGTLSNLTPTEFKVLFTIASYPSKVFTRDELVEKALGYQFEGYERSIDAHIKNIRQKIEEDPKNPALIQTIYGVGYRFAGKKDV; from the coding sequence GTGCTTAGCAATATTCTCATCGTAGAAGACGACAGAAAGATAGCAAAGGTCGTAAAAATATATATCGAACAAGCAGGATTCAGAGCAGCCCATTTCGAAAAAGGCAAAGATGCGATCGAGGCCGCATTGAAAGAAATCCCTATGCTCGTTATTCTGGATTTAATGCTTCCTGATATGACCGGCGAGGAAGTGTGTCAAGAGTTAAAAGAGATAGGAGATTTCCCGATAATCATGCTTACGTCAAAATCCTCAGAAGAAGAAAGGATCGCAGGATTCGCACTCGGCGCAGACGACTATATTGTAAAACCTTTCTCACCCAGAGAACTGGTTTATAGAGTGAAAGCGCTTCTAAAAAGATCACAGAAAAAAGACTTTGACGAAACAGCGCCTCTTAGTTTTAATAATGGAAATATTGTAATAGACGGTCAGACTTATGAAGTAAAAAAGAACGGCACTCTATCGAATCTCACTCCGACAGAATTTAAAGTTCTTTTCACGATTGCTTCGTATCCGAGCAAAGTATTTACAAGAGACGAACTGGTTGAAAAAGCGCTTGGATACCAGTTTGAGGGATATGAAAGAAGCATTGACGCTCACATTAAAAATATCAGGCAGAAGATCGAAGAGGATCCCAAAAATCCTGCGCTCATACAAACAATCTACGGCGTGGGCTACAGATTTGCAGGGAAAAAAGATGTTTAA
- a CDS encoding cupin domain-containing protein, giving the protein MIKKKPPISCDWRIKPRASKAISSKNKSALYKHKGQFKWQGIKIEKYKQHGKDWADIARQTLIGNNEETAKFHLRYFEIASGGRSSFEKHRHEHVVICVRGKGKALVGKNIYEINNLDVLYISPDTPHQLKNPYKNPFGFFCIVNAKRDRPKILSAEKI; this is encoded by the coding sequence ATGATTAAGAAGAAGCCACCAATTTCCTGCGACTGGAGAATTAAGCCAAGAGCAAGTAAGGCGATATCTTCAAAAAACAAAAGCGCTTTATACAAACACAAAGGCCAATTCAAATGGCAGGGAATTAAGATAGAAAAATATAAGCAACATGGCAAAGACTGGGCAGACATTGCAAGGCAGACATTAATAGGCAATAATGAAGAAACTGCAAAATTTCACCTCAGATATTTTGAGATCGCATCAGGGGGCAGAAGCAGTTTTGAAAAGCATAGGCACGAACACGTTGTGATATGTGTAAGAGGGAAAGGAAAAGCATTAGTAGGAAAAAATATTTATGAAATAAACAACCTTGATGTTTTATATATTTCACCTGACACTCCCCATCAATTAAAAAATCCGTATAAAAACCCCTTTGGATTTTTCTGCATAGTAAACGCAAAAAGGGACAGGCCAAAGATTCTTTCTGCGGAGAAAATATAG
- a CDS encoding UPF0175 family protein: MFTVLKHRKTVALESYKEGFISLGKLSEVLGMDIVSTRLYLKKQGIRILMQRHSDVLQDAVSA, encoded by the coding sequence ATGTTTACTGTTCTAAAGCACAGAAAAACAGTTGCACTTGAATCATATAAAGAAGGATTCATAAGCCTCGGCAAACTTTCTGAAGTTCTCGGCATGGATATTGTCAGTACCCGCCTTTATCTGAAAAAACAGGGGATTCGTATCCTTATGCAAAGGCACTCTGATGTTTTGCAGGATGCTGTAAGTGCCTAA
- a CDS encoding zinc-dependent dehydrogenase encodes MKVAKLYSFNDIRIEDMPAALIGEKDALIKTRACGICSGDVMPWYIEKKAPLVLGHEPAGEIVEVGKEVKSFKVGDRVFVHHHAPCLKCRFCKRGDHVQCETWRKTKIIPGGLAEYILIPEINLENDTLKLPRNFSFEDGTLIEPTACVVKAIKRADIRRGDTVLVIGLGVMGMLNIMVARKYGAMRIIGADMIQFRLNKAKELGADETIDVSKDNLMDALKELTHGDMADIVIVGPNSASAMTQGIESAAPGGKVIFFTPAKPDEKLVIDPNEIYFKDINIITSYSCGPDDTKEALKLIKQGAVKADKLITHRFPIEKTAEAFRLTAEAKDSLKSVVVFW; translated from the coding sequence ATGAAAGTTGCAAAGCTTTATTCATTTAATGACATTCGAATTGAAGATATGCCTGCCGCATTAATCGGAGAAAAAGATGCGCTCATTAAGACAAGGGCTTGCGGAATATGCTCAGGCGATGTGATGCCATGGTATATAGAGAAAAAAGCGCCTCTGGTTTTAGGGCATGAACCTGCAGGAGAGATTGTAGAAGTTGGGAAAGAAGTAAAATCCTTCAAAGTCGGCGACAGGGTTTTTGTTCACCATCATGCGCCTTGTTTGAAATGCAGATTCTGCAAAAGAGGGGATCATGTTCAGTGCGAGACATGGAGAAAAACAAAAATAATTCCCGGAGGGCTTGCTGAATATATTCTTATACCTGAGATAAACCTTGAGAACGACACTTTGAAACTTCCGCGTAACTTTAGTTTTGAAGATGGAACATTAATAGAACCAACTGCATGTGTTGTCAAAGCAATTAAAAGAGCAGATATTAGACGCGGGGATACAGTGCTTGTTATCGGGCTTGGAGTCATGGGAATGTTGAATATTATGGTTGCAAGAAAATACGGTGCTATGAGAATAATTGGCGCTGACATGATTCAGTTCAGACTTAATAAGGCAAAAGAACTGGGCGCTGATGAAACAATAGATGTGTCAAAAGACAATCTGATGGACGCTCTTAAAGAATTAACTCATGGAGACATGGCAGATATCGTGATTGTAGGGCCAAACAGCGCTAGCGCAATGACGCAGGGAATAGAATCTGCTGCACCTGGAGGAAAGGTTATATTCTTCACGCCTGCAAAGCCTGATGAAAAACTAGTCATTGATCCAAATGAGATTTATTTTAAGGACATCAATATAATCACAAGCTACTCATGCGGGCCCGATGACACAAAAGAAGCGCTCAAATTAATAAAACAGGGAGCAGTAAAGGCTGATAAACTTATAACGCACAGATTTCCTATAGAAAAAACAGCAGAAGCTTTCAGACTGACGGCAGAAGCAAAAGACTCACTGAAGAGTGTGGTTGTGTTTTGGTAA
- the hemL gene encoding glutamate-1-semialdehyde 2,1-aminomutase, translating into MKTYRKSHKLFEAAKKVIPGGVNSPVRAFKAVGGNPIFISRAKGSRIYDVDGNSYIDYVLSWGPLILGHAHPKVVKALKKAAEKGTSYGAPTQLEIELANMVVKAYPSMDKVRMVNSGTEATMSAIRAARGFTKRDAVIKFEGCYHGHADGLLVKAGSGAATFGLPDSPGVPESYAKNTITLPFNNIESVKASIEKNWKSIACMIVEPVVGNIGCVLPKPGFLDALRELTEKHGIVLIFDEVMTGFRVSYGGAQQFYKIKPDMTCLGKVIGGGLPVGAYGGKKEIMSMISPEGPVYQAGTLSGNPLAMTAGIETLKLISAKVAYKKLEILSSALEDGLIDSAKKAGVSTKFYRAGSMFCTYFTDTDVVDYSTAKTSDTAKFSKFFSGMLKRGVNIAPSQFEAGFISLAHSERDIEKTVRAAYESFKEC; encoded by the coding sequence ATGAAAACCTATAGAAAATCCCATAAACTTTTTGAGGCAGCAAAGAAAGTAATTCCCGGAGGCGTTAACAGCCCGGTCAGGGCATTTAAGGCTGTAGGAGGGAATCCCATATTTATTTCAAGGGCAAAAGGTTCAAGAATATATGATGTGGACGGAAATTCATATATTGATTATGTTCTGTCTTGGGGCCCGCTAATTTTGGGACATGCGCATCCAAAGGTTGTTAAGGCATTAAAGAAGGCAGCTGAAAAAGGCACTAGTTATGGAGCGCCGACCCAGCTTGAGATCGAACTTGCAAATATGGTCGTCAAGGCATATCCATCGATGGATAAGGTGAGGATGGTTAATTCTGGAACTGAAGCAACAATGAGCGCAATAAGAGCTGCCAGAGGATTTACAAAAAGAGACGCGGTAATAAAATTCGAAGGATGCTATCATGGACATGCAGATGGTCTGCTTGTCAAGGCCGGCTCGGGCGCGGCAACATTCGGTCTTCCTGACAGCCCGGGCGTTCCAGAGTCATACGCAAAAAATACTATAACCCTGCCGTTTAATAATATCGAGTCAGTAAAGGCATCTATCGAAAAAAACTGGAAATCAATAGCATGCATGATAGTCGAACCTGTTGTGGGAAATATAGGATGTGTTCTTCCAAAGCCTGGATTTCTTGATGCATTGAGAGAACTTACTGAGAAGCATGGAATAGTTCTGATATTTGACGAAGTGATGACAGGATTCAGAGTGTCTTATGGAGGTGCTCAGCAGTTTTATAAGATAAAACCTGATATGACATGTCTTGGAAAGGTTATAGGCGGAGGACTTCCTGTCGGAGCATACGGAGGGAAAAAAGAAATAATGTCCATGATTTCTCCTGAAGGCCCTGTTTATCAGGCGGGCACATTGTCCGGAAATCCCTTGGCGATGACTGCGGGTATCGAGACGTTAAAACTCATTTCTGCAAAAGTTGCATATAAGAAATTAGAAATTCTTTCATCAGCATTGGAAGACGGACTTATAGATTCTGCGAAGAAAGCAGGCGTGAGCACAAAGTTTTACAGAGCAGGCTCGATGTTCTGCACATATTTTACAGATACTGATGTTGTTGACTACTCTACCGCAAAGACATCCGACACAGCAAAGTTCTCGAAATTCTTTTCAGGAATGCTGAAAAGAGGAGTAAATATCGCTCCTTCGCAGTTTGAAGCCGGTTTCATTTCTCTTGCGCATTCTGAGAGAGATATCGAAAAAACGGTCAGGGCGGCTTACGAGTCTTTTAAAGAATGTTAA
- a CDS encoding AtpZ/AtpI family protein: protein MSDKPLLKNLYQASVIGINLVLSTFVGLVIGYGLDKFFNTSPWLTIIFLLLGIVAGFRELMRMAKKSLEDDGKDDKKNI from the coding sequence ATGTCTGATAAGCCATTGTTAAAAAATCTATATCAGGCAAGCGTAATAGGTATTAATCTTGTTCTTTCAACCTTTGTCGGGCTTGTAATAGGATATGGTCTTGATAAATTCTTTAATACTTCGCCATGGCTTACAATCATATTTCTCCTGCTCGGAATTGTTGCGGGATTCAGAGAATTAATGCGCATGGCAAAAAAATCTTTAGAGGACGACGGCAAAGATGATAAAAAGAATATATAA
- a CDS encoding glucose-6-phosphate isomerase, protein MLQLDFTNMMHDVISENGLSKKQIDNIISKVRDVDKKIKTRGLPGLGFIDLVEQDTLEIKKTGSLIKKDFENFIILGIGGSALGPKAILEALSPFHNLDKKPKIFIYDNVDPRTMDRILSIIDIGKTSVNVITKSGSTAETMASFMILWDRLKGSSEKFIATTDPEKGNLRKIANEKGFKTFAIPHNVGGRFSVLSPVGLLLAEVMGIDSNEFLRGAKDISQRCKNEDIWKNPAYLFGTLLYLMKTEKKRFINVMVPYADGLKPMAEWFCQLWAESLGKNGIGFTPYPSLGTTDQHSQLQLWMEGPEDKVIIFISVEDYFSNIEIPKVFNEIEGIRYLGGHKLSELIKTEQNATALALAGTKKPNMTITIPQINAYYLGQLFHFFEIATVFTGILCDVNPFDQPGVEEGKNFTYGMMGRKGYEAKKQEADKSKKSRYTV, encoded by the coding sequence ATGCTTCAGCTTGATTTTACGAATATGATGCATGATGTTATCTCTGAAAACGGTTTATCCAAAAAACAGATAGACAACATAATCTCGAAAGTAAGAGATGTTGACAAGAAGATAAAGACCAGAGGACTACCCGGCCTTGGTTTTATCGATCTCGTTGAACAAGACACATTAGAAATAAAAAAGACCGGTTCTCTAATTAAAAAAGATTTCGAAAATTTCATAATACTCGGTATTGGCGGATCTGCGCTAGGGCCAAAGGCAATCTTAGAAGCGCTCAGCCCATTTCATAATTTGGATAAAAAACCGAAAATTTTTATATACGACAATGTCGACCCAAGAACTATGGATAGGATTTTGTCGATTATTGATATAGGGAAAACATCTGTGAATGTGATAACGAAATCGGGCAGCACTGCAGAGACAATGGCATCTTTTATGATTCTATGGGACAGATTAAAAGGATCCTCAGAAAAATTCATAGCAACCACTGATCCTGAGAAGGGAAACCTGAGAAAAATTGCGAATGAAAAAGGATTCAAGACATTTGCGATCCCGCATAATGTTGGCGGAAGATTTTCTGTGCTTAGCCCAGTTGGACTTTTGCTTGCGGAAGTTATGGGGATTGATTCGAATGAATTTTTAAGAGGCGCAAAAGACATTTCTCAAAGATGCAAAAATGAAGACATATGGAAAAATCCTGCATATCTTTTTGGAACACTTCTTTATCTTATGAAAACAGAAAAAAAGAGATTCATAAATGTGATGGTTCCTTATGCTGACGGGCTTAAGCCTATGGCTGAATGGTTCTGTCAGTTGTGGGCAGAGAGTCTTGGAAAAAATGGAATCGGATTTACTCCATACCCGTCATTGGGGACAACAGACCAGCACTCACAGCTCCAGCTCTGGATGGAAGGGCCGGAAGACAAAGTAATAATATTTATAAGTGTAGAGGATTATTTTTCTAATATTGAGATCCCGAAGGTCTTTAATGAAATTGAAGGAATAAGATATCTGGGAGGACATAAGCTTTCTGAACTTATTAAAACAGAACAAAACGCTACAGCTCTTGCGCTTGCAGGGACCAAAAAACCGAATATGACAATAACAATCCCGCAGATAAATGCTTACTACCTCGGACAGCTGTTTCATTTCTTTGAGATAGCGACAGTTTTTACAGGAATACTCTGCGATGTAAATCCCTTTGACCAGCCCGGAGTAGAAGAAGGTAAAAATTTCACTTACGGGATGATGGGCAGAAAAGGATACGAGGCAAAAAAGCAGGAAGCAGATAAATCAAAAAAATCCAGATACACAGTCTAA